The window CGCGCCCGTGACGAGCCGCGGCTCTCCGTCCGCCGTCTGTTCGGTGATACGCCCGATGTCCCGCACCCACATGTAGGACCCGTCGGCGCGTTCGATGCGGTACTCCACGTCGTACGTCTCGGCATCTCCGGAGTAGTGGTCGCGCATCGCAGTCATGGCACGCTCGTAATCGTCCGGATGGAGCAGGTCGGTGAAGTCCTCGTAGTGTTCGAATCGGTCGGGGTCGTAGCCCAGCATGTGCGCCTTCCGGTCGTCGAACACCACCTCGCCGCTCTGTGCGTTCAGCTCCCAGCAGGCGAGGTCGCCGCTGAACATCGCGGTCTCGAACTGATTCCGGAACCGTTCGAGTCGCTCGCGGTGCTCCCTGCGTTCGGTGACATCACGCGAGATGACCAGCGAGCAGCCGGTCTCCGGTTCCCACGGCGTCACGATGGAGCGGAACCAGACGGCCGAGTCGCGCTCGGTCTGGACCCGGTGCTCCACCTCGTGACTGGAACCCTCGGGAGACTGATAGACGCTGTCGAGGGTCTTCTCGATTGGGAACTCGTCCTCGAGATCGACGAACTCGTCGATGGACCGGCCGAGCGCCGCCTCGGGCGAGATTCCGAAGTACGTCTCGAAAGCCGGACTCACGTATCGGATCTCGTTAGCCTCGCCGAGTACCCAGACGAGGGCTCCAGTGGCCTCGAGCAGCTGCTCCGATATCTGCCGTTCGTCTATCTCCCCTCGCCCACTACCCGAGTCCGCCCCACTCTCTCCCGGAATCGCCATACAGCCGCGTGGGACGCTATCACATAGGCGGTGGAGGTGAAATCGAACTGTGAGCCGGGACCGAGAAACCCCACACAAGTTGCCGCAACCTGCGCCCGTACCTGGCGCCTGGCAGATGCCTGGAGAACCGAAACCGCGGACGCCCTTACTCCCCGTCGAACTCGGGGTCGCGCTTCTGTGCGAACGCCGTGATGCCCTCGAGATGGTCGTCGGTCTGCGCGCAGTCGGCCATCCCCTGTGTCTCGTGAGCCAGTTGCGTCGGCATGTCGTTGGCGTACGACTCGTCGAGCAGTCGCATCGTCCGGCCCAGCGCGACTGTCGGCCCTTCGGCGATGCGGGTGACGACCTCGTCGAGGCGATCGTCGAACTCGTCCTCGGGGACGGCCTCCGTGGCGAGTCCACGCTCGGCGGCGTCGGCCGCGCTGACCTGCTCGTTGAGCAGGACGAGCCGTTTCGCCTCGCGCCGGTTGACCGTGCGCGGGAGGTAGAAGGTGGAGCCACCGTCACCGGTCATCCCGATTCTGGGGTAGCCGTACTGGAAGTAGGCGTCCTCGGAGGCGATGGTGTAGTCGCCGGCGATGGCCAGCGAGAAGCCCGCGCCGACGGCGGGACCGTTGATACCCGTGACGACCGGCACCTCGGCCTGGTGGAGGTGGAGCATCGCGTCGTGGAGGACGGCCGCGCCCTTCCGGAAGCCGCGGGCGGGCGTCGCCGCATCGGCGCTCCCGAGGTCCAGCACGTCGCCGCCGGCGCAGAACACGCCGTCGGAGCCGGTCAGGACCAGACACCGTGGTCGGTCGTCCTCGAGCTGGACGAAGATGTCCGTCAGCTCGTCGATCATCGTCCGGTTCATCGCGTTCATCTTGCTCGTGCTGTCGATGACGACGTGCCGGACGCCGTCCTCGTCGGACACGCGGAAGTTCTCGAATTCGTCGCTCACGACCCGCTGGTCATCCCGAGGATACGTAGCCTTTCGGGGGTCGCCGTCGGCTACTCGCGGAGCCGGAGCGTCCGACTCGCGACCGCGTTGCAGGACGGGCAGGTCCGCTGGTAGCGAACCCGGCCGCCATCGGTTTCACAGCGCCACTCGGCCGCGTCGCTCCCGCACTCCGGACAGCGAGACTCGGTCTCGGTCAGCCGGTCGCGCAGCCGGTCGAGCGCCGTGATTCCGGTCGGGCCTTGCACTGCCATGGGTTGTCATACACAATCGACCGTGATAAATCGAACGGGCGCCCGTATCGACGGGTCGAACCACCGTCTCACAGCCCATATCGGGCGAGGAAGCCAGCCAGCAGCACCCCGACGCCGCCCACCTCCGCAACGACGAGCGCGACCATCGCCCCGGTCACGAGGCGCGGGTCGAGTTCACGCTCACCCAGCACGTGTGGCCGGGCGAACTGGTTGTCCGTATCCTGCAACACGCCGTGGACCACGTACGAGGCGACGGCACCGGCGAAGAACACCTGCGGGAGCGCGACGGCCGCGACGGTGACCGGTTCCGAGAACGGCGCGACGGTGGCGAGTTCGAACAGCACCAGCGCCGCGAACGAGTAGAGCAGCGACGCCCGGTGGGCGATGTCGACGTACGTGGGGGCGCTGGCCGCCCCGTCGGCCGTCGCACGGATGTGAGCGTACTTCCAGACTCCGGTCAGGAGCCCGACCAGCAGGAACGACCCGCTGCCGAACAGAGCGAGTTGTGCCGCGGCGCGCATACCCGACCGTGCGACGACCGCCGCCTCAACCTGCCGGTTCGTACGGCGTCCGTCAACTGCCCGCGCACCGGCTGGCAACCGAACCCGTTTTGTCCGCGCCCGGACCACGGACGGGTATGCCGTTCGTGACTCGGCTCACGCTCCAGTCCGGGGACCGCGAGACACTCGAGCGGGTCGTCACCGACATCAAGGAGCGGGCCGAGCGCAAGGGCGTCGAGCTCCGTGGGCCGAACCCGGAGCCGCAGCGGGACGTGACGGCGCCCCAGTACCGCCGGCTCGACCCCGATGGGGGACGGTTCGAGGGCTGGACCTACCCGGTCTACGTCCGCTCCATCGTCATCGTCGGCTACGACGACTTCGCACGGAACGTGGCCGGCGCCGACTACCCGTCGAGTATCCACATCGAGGCAGACATCGAACAGGTCAGCAATCCCGGCTGAGCCGCCGGGCAGAACCGGGCGACAGGTGCGCGAGTTCGTGACGCCGACAGCGCTCCCACAGCCCCGCGCTCGACGGTTCGCATCGATATCGCCGCCGGCTACCGCTCCGAGCGTTTAACCCCCCAGCCGACCAGCGGACGGGCATGAGCGAGAGTTCCACCGGTCCGGACGGCGACTCACCGGACCCCGGTCCCACGGCCCCCGACCACCTCGTCGCCCTGCGGCGCGACCTCCACCAGCACCCCGAGCCCGCGTGGCGGGAGTTCTACACGACCGCGCGCATCGTCGAGGAGCTCGAACGGATCGGCGTCGACGACCTCTATCTCGGCCCGGACGCCATCGACCCCGAATATCGGGTCCAGGTCCCCGAAGCCGCCGAACTCGCGGAGTGGCGCGAGCGGGCCCTGGACGCAGGTGCCGACCCCGACGTAGTCGAGCGCCTCGGGGAAGGTGTCACCGGCGCGGTCGCGGTCGTCCGACAGGGCGATCACGAGAACGGGCCCACCATCGCGCTCCGCGTCGATATCGACGCACTCCCGCGGGCGGAATCGACCGACGACGACCATCACCCGGCCCGCGAGGGGTTCCGCTCGGAGACGGGCGCGATGCACGCCTGCGGCCACGATGCACACGCCACGTTCGGCATCGGTGTCCTCGAACAGGTCAGGGAGAGCGACTTCGAGGGGACGCTGAAGCTCCTCTTCCAGCCTGCAGAGGAGGTCATCGGCGGCGGGAAGCCGCTGGCGCACTCGGGCCACCTCGACGACGTGGACGATCTGCTCGCGGTCCACGTCGGACTCGACCACCCAACCGGCGAGGTGGTCGCGGGCATCGACGGGTTCCTCGCGGTCACACAGCTCCGGGCCGAGTTCACGGGGGACCCCGGCCACGCCGGCGCGCACCCCGAGGAGGGCCGCAACGCCGTGCAGGCGATGGCGACGGCGGTCCAGAACCTGTACGCCATCCCGCGACACAGTGACGGCGCGACCCGTATCAACGCGGGCCAGGTGGGCGGTGGGTCGGCCTCGAACATCATCGCCGAATCGGCGCACATCCAGGGCGAGGTTCGGGGCGAGACGACCGCCCTGCGGGACTACATGCTCGACCGAGCAGAGCGCGTCATCGAATCCGCGGCGACGATGCACGCCTGCGAGATGGCCATCGAGAACGTGGGCGAAGCGCCGTCGGCGACGAGCGACGAAGCGCTCGTCTCGCTGGTACAGGACGTGGCAGGCGAGGTCGCCGGCGTCGACTCTGTCGTCCACCGCGACGACCTCGGCGGGAGCGAGGACGCGACCGAACTGATGCGGCACGTGCAGGAGCGCGGCGGACGGGCCGCGTACGTCTGTGTCGGCACCGATCACCCCGGCGGGCACCACACGTCGACGTTCGACGTGGACGAGCGCTCGCTCCCCATCGGTATCGACCTGCTGACCGAGTCGGTGCTCCGGGTCGCCCGCGAGCGGCCGCCGGTGACGAACTAGCCTCGGGCGATTCCATCCTGCCCGGACTCGCCCGTGTGGCCCATGCCGTTTTGTGTCGCCCCCCGGAACCAACCGCCATGACGATGGCCGACGCCGAGCAGCTCGCCAGGTTCTGTCTGGAGCAACTCGGCGACGAGGTTCGCGCGGTCGGACTGGTCACCGACGGCGCCGTCGAACCGACCTACATGCGCGACGACCTGCAGCGCCGCTACACGGAGAGCGAGCTGGACGGGCTGGAGGACGCGGCAACGGAGACCGCCGGGGCACTCCACGGCCTCAACACCTACCACACCTCCCTGGGGCAGTCCCACGCCGGCCTGTTCGCCTTCGAGGATGCGTTCATGCTCCTGATTCCCTGCGGTGGCGGGGAGGAGGCCGCCTACGTCTCGCTGGAGCGCTCGGTGAGCGAGGACCTGTCCGCCTTCATCAAGCGGTGCAACGACGAACTGTTCTCCTGACGGGTCCGGGCGTCAGTCGGCCGCCGCGTCCGGTTCGTTCTCCAGTGCCACCAGCTCCTCCACGTCCGGGACCTCGGCGTCCTGCTGGGTGATAATCTCGATACGACGGGTGAGCTTGTCCCGGGAGTAGGAGATCATCGCGCCGGGGTCCGACATGACGGAGTAGTCGTTGTTGTTCTTCGCGACGTGTACCATCAGGCCCTGCAGGGTATCACGGACGACCTGCGGGTCGACGATGCCGTCCTGGACGAGGGTGCGGAGCTTGCGGACGCCCCAGCCGACGTGACGGCCCTCGTCGCTCCGGATGTAGCCGACGCCCTCCAGCACGCCGGGGAGGTGTGGCATCTCGCGGTCGGTGATATCGCTGTCCTGTTCACCGTAGATCTCCTGGAAGGAGTAGTAGCCCGTCTGGGCCATCACGCTCTCGACCACGATGTGGTAGTGGGCGATGGCTCGCGCCATCTGCTCGGGGGAGTCGTTTTCGAGCAGTTCGGCCATGTTGCGCTCGGTCTCGTCGAAGATGTGGGTGTAGGAATCGTTGAAGAACCGGGCACCGGTCGGTGGCGTCACCTCGAATCCCAGCTTTTCCGCCGCCGGGTTCACGACGTTCCGCCAGTAGCGGTCGAAGAAGGCGGTGTGTTTGGCCTCCTCGTAGATCTGGCTGGACAGGAACATCTGGTCGTTGATGTCCTCGAGGACGATACTCATCGGCGCGAGGTCCTCGGTCACGGCCTCCTCGCCGGCGCCGAACTGCGCAAGCAGCTGCCGGAACTCGTCGAACTCGGCCTCGCTGGGTTCGTCGGCTACCAGCCGCTCGAGGTCCGTCTCCAGCTTCTCGTCCGGGATATCCTCGTACGGGTCCCAGTGGTTGTAGACGGCGTGCCGGAAGTAGCCGCCCGCGAACGAGTCCGGGTCCAGCCGCATATCTCGCGTGTCGTCGGCGTACCGTGACATGACACCACGACACACGACCAGAGGAACTATGTAGATACCCCGCCGCGAGCGAGGCCCGTTTATTACTGGCTCTCTCAAGTGTAGTGGCGAACAGGCGGCACCGCTCCTGCGCGCCGGACCGTGGTGCCGCGCTGGCGGAACCGACCAGCAAGTGGCGTGCTGGCTGGTCGGGTCGGCGGTCCGGCGGTGGCTCGTCAGGTCACGCGGGGCGTTGGTCGCGGGTTCGTACTTGAATCTACGTGCTGAGGACACAAGACACCGATTAACGATATTTCTGATTATGATTCAGATTTCGAACTGAAAACATACGACAACCATAAAATGGACAGAATAGCTAGGAATCCGTCGGTTGCATCCGCGAGCGGTTCACCGCTGGCGACCGGAGGGAGCCAGCGGCTTTTTCCGAACGTTTTTTGCGCAAGTGGTTCGCGAAGAGCGCCGTCCCGAAGGCCGGCGCACGAGCGAACCCGCAGCGGAAAAGCTCTTTTAGAAGCCCTTGCCCTGAAGTTCGCGGGCGATGATGTTCTTCTGTATCTCGGTGGTGCCCTCGTAGATCTGGGTAATCTTGGCGTCGCGGTAGAAGCGCTCGACGTCGAAGTCGTTGACGTAGCCGGAGCCGCCGTGGATCTGCACGGCCTCGTTCGCGACATCGACGGCGACACGGCTCGCGTACTCTTTCGCCATCGACGCGAGCTTCGTGACGGGCTCGTCGGAGTTCTCGACGGACCAGGCGGACTTGTAGGTCAGCTGGCGGGCGGCCTCGAGCTTCGTGTGCATGTCAGCGAGTTTGTGCTGGATGGCCTGGAACTCGCCGATGGGCTGGCCGAACTGCTCGCGCTGCTGGCTGTACTCGAGCGCGCGCTCGCAGGCACCCTTCGCGATACCGACACCCTGCGCGGCGACGCCGGTTCGGGTGGCGTCGAAGAACTGCATCTGCTGCAGGAAGCCCATTCCCTCGGTCCCGATGAGGTTCTCCTCGGGGACGCGGACGTCGTCGAAGATGAGCTCCGCCGTGTCGCTCGCGCGGATGCCCATCTTACCCGTGATCTTGTCAGCCTCGAAGCCGTCACGGTCGCTCTCGACGACGATCTGGCTGAAGCCGTTGTAGCGGCCCTCGGCGTCCGGGTCCGTCTTGCACAGCACCGTGAAGAAGTCGCCGACGGTGCCGTTCGTGATCCACATCTTGTTACCGTTGATGACGTACTCGTCGCCGTCCTTCTCCGCGCGCGTGGAGATGGAGGAGACGTCGGAGCCGGTGTCCGGCTCGGAGATAGCCGCGCCCGAGATGGCGTCACCGGAAACGATGTCGGGGAGGAAGCGCTCCTTCTGGTCCTCGGTCCCGAACTCGATGATGTTCTCGGTCCCGAACGAGCAGGCCATGATGGAGAGGCCGATGCCCGGGTCCGCCGCGAACAGTTCCTCGCCGACGAGGATGTTGTCGATGGGGTCGTAGCCCGCGCCACCGTAGTCCATCGGGATGGACATCCCGATGAGGCCCATCTCGGCGGCCTGGTCCACGATGTCGTGTGGGAACTTCTCTTCGACGTCGTACTCGACGGCGTTGGGCCGAATCTCGTTGTCGGCGAACCGCTTGACCTCCTTCTGGAGTTGCTCCTGCTCGTCTGTCAGACCGAAGTCCATAGACACGGTGCAGGGGTACATGGTTGTAAACCCTTCGAGTGCGGTTGACACGCAAGCGGGCTCACGGGGCCGTAGCGGTGCGTCAACGGCGCAGATAGGGTAACCCCACCCTCACACTGGCGGGTGGGGTCGTGGCCCATCGAAAAGGAACGTTGAAACCTGCGCCGTGGGACCACACACCTGTTATGGAGTTCGACGACATCGAGACCATCGCGGTACTCGGCGCCGGGAGCATGGGTCACGGAATCGCGGAGGTGGCCGCGCTCGCGGGATACGACGTGAACCTGCGGGACATCAAGGAGGAGTTCGTCCAGAACGGCTACGAGCAGATCGAGTGGTCGCTCGAGAAGCTGGCCGAGAAGGACCAGATCTCCGAGGACGAGGCCAACAGCGCCATGGACCGCGTCGAGCCGTACGTCGACGTCGAGGCGGCCGTCGGCGAGGCCGACTTCGTCATCGAGGCGGTCCCGGAGAAGATGGAGATCAAGAAGGACGTCTACAGCGACGTCGAGGAGCACCTCCCCGAGGAGGCCATCATCGCGACCAACACCTCCTCGCTCTCCATCACGAACCTGGCCGAGGAGACCGAGCGTCCCGAGCAGTTCTGCGGGATGCACTTCTTCAACCCGCCGGTACGCATGCAGCTGGTCGAGGTCATCTCCGGCGCGGAGACGGCCGACGAGACCCTCGACGCGACCGAGGAACTCGCCGAGGCGTTCGGCAAGACCCCCGTGCGCGTCCGCAAGGACTCGCCCGGCTTCATCGTGAACCGCATCCTCGTCCCGCTGATGAACGAGGCCTGCTGGATGGTCTCCGAGGACGAGGCGACCATCGAGGAGATCGACTCCACCACGAAGTTCGACGTCGGCCTCCCGATGGGCGCGTTCGAGCTGGGTGACCAGGTCGGCAACGACGTCACCTACCACGTCCTCGAGTACATGCACGACGTGCTCGGTGACGCCTACCAGCCCGCGCCGTTCCTCGAGGAGACCGTCGAAGCCGAGAACTACGGCAAGAAGTCCGGCAAGGGCTTCTACGACTACGAGGACGGCGAGGGCGTCGACGTCCCCGTCGACGCTGGTAACGAGGAGATCGAGCACCGCCTGCTCGCCGTGATGGCCAACGAGGTCGGCAACCTCGTCGGACAGGACGTCTCGAACCCGCGAGACATCGACCAGGCCGTCATGCTGGGCGCTGGCTACCCCGAGGGCCCTGCGAAGATGGCCGACGAGGCCGGGCTGGAGACGCTCGTCGAGCATCTCGACGAGAAGTACGAGGAATCCGAGCACCCCCGCTACGAGGTCAGCGATGGGCTCCGCGAGGCCGCCAAGGCCGGCGGCTTCCACGACGCCGACGACGAGGAGGACCTCGAGGAGTTCGAGACCATCGAGCTGGAGTACCCCGGCGACATGGTCGGGCACATCAAGCTGTCCCGCGAGGCCCGCATGAACACGGTCAACCCGCAGATGCTGGAGGACCTCTCCGACGCCGTCGACCTCCTCGAGGACGACGACGAGGTGCGCGCCATCCTCATCACGGGCAAGGGGCGCGCGTTCTCCGCTGGTGCCGACGTCACGGGCATGGCCTCCAACGCCGACCCCATCTCCGCCATCGGGCTCTCGCAGAAGGGCCAGTCCACGTTCGGCAAGCTCGAGGAGTGCTCGATGCCGGTCGTCGCCGGCATCGACGGGTTCGCCCTCGGCGGCGGCTTCGAGATGGCGATGTGTGCCGACATCCGCGTCGCCTCCGAGCGCTCCGAGCTGGGCACGCCCGAGCACAACCTCGGTCTGCTGCCGGGCTGGGGCGGCACCCAGCGCCTGGTCGACATCGTCGGCCTCGGCCGCGCGAAGGAGATCGTCTTCACCGCCGAGCGGTTCGACGCCGAGACGATGTACGACTACGGCTACGTCAACGAGGTCGTCGACAACGAGGAGTTCGAACAGAAGGCCCACGAGTGGGCCGCGGACCTCGCCGGCGGGCCGCCGATCGCCCAGCAGCTCACGAAGCGTGCGATGCTGAAGGGTCTCCACGACCGCGAGGCCGGACTGGAGCTGGAGAGCCAGGCGTTCGGCCACCTCATCAACACGGACGACCTCATGACGGGCATCACCGCCTTCATGGGTGACGAGGAGCCCGAGTTCGAGGGCAAGTAGAGCGCCGACAGCGGACAATCCTGCGTTTCACTTTCACTGCGGCGGGCCCGTGCTTTTTCCATAGACTCCGGACTTGGGGCTATGGCCAAGCGGTCTCACGACCTCGACTGGCTCCGGGAGAAGTACCACGGGGAAGGCATGACCCAGGCCGAAATCGCCGAGGAGTGTGACGTGACCCCCTCGGCAGTCCGGAAGTGGATGAAACGGAACGGAGTCGAGACACGAGACCTGAAGGGCGAGAATCATCCACTTCACGGAGAGGAACGGGACGAATCGGTGAAGGAATCGATCTCCGAAACGCTGCATGACCGCGAGTATCCCGACGAGTGGCGCGAACGTCTCGTAGAGGCGAAGCAGGGCCAGACGATTCCAGCGGAGGTTCGTGAGCGTATCTCCGACTCGCTGAGTGGTTTCACCAGACCAAGAGAGACACGACGGAAGATGAGTGAGTCGAGCAGGGGTGAGAACAATTCGCAGTGGCAAGGCGGGCACGACGACAACTACGGTCCTGGCTGGTATATGGCCAGACAGCGAGTGAAACAGCGAGACGGAGTGTGCCAGAACTGTGGTACTGATGGCAGCGAAGACAGGTTGGAGGTCCATCACATCGTCCCGTTGAGATTGTTCGACCAGTCCGAAGAGGCCGAAAAACGGGACGCGCACGACCTCTCGAACCTGGTCCTCCTCTGCAGACCGTGCCACATGGAGGCCGAACACGGTGACCTCGAATTCGAGTCAGGAATCCACCCACCCGACGGTGTCGGGCAGTCGTGAACCGACGCGATTTTATTACCGGGGGGTGTACCTCGGGGTACGCTCGCTTGGTGTAGCCCGGCCAATCATATTGGCCTTTCGAGAAAATTTGGCGTGTTCGATATCAAACGGCGCGATAACTCGCCAAGTTTTCGAAGAAAGCCGATGACAGGGGTTCAAATCCCCTAGCGAGCATCCCAACTTCCCTACGCTACTCTTCGATCGACAGGTCCTGCCGTCGGATGTAGGTCCGCTCCTCGGTGTCGAACACGGCTGCCTCGGGTACGTCGCCCGAGTCCGCCAGGTCGCGAAGTTTCGAGCTGTCGATGCCTAGCACCGTCTCGCGGTCGACCCCTGCCTCGTCGAGCGCCCCGAAGACCGTCTCGTCGTCCTTCGGCGAGCGGCGGGTCGACCGTGTCCGCCTGATGGTCGCGTACCGCCCGGTGTACTCTTCGTCGGCCGCGACCCGGGTCTCCAGCACCTCGCCGACCTCCTTGCGCCGGTCGTCGAGCAGGCTCTTGACCTGCGAGAGCAGCCCGTAGAGGTCCGTCAGCGTCTCGGTGTCGGCATCGGCGAGCGATGCCTCGTCGTACTCCAGCAGGTCCAGTAGCGGCGCCATCTCCGCCTCTGGCGTGACGACATCCGGGCCGGGCGTCGTGTCGTCGCGGTTGGAAGTCCCGGCGGCTGACCCGGAATCGTCGTCTGTCGGGGCCGCGTCGACCTTGGCACGACCCCCCTTGGCCCCGTCAGGCCTGAGTTCGATCACCTCCCGCTGGGCCTCGTCGGCGGAACGGACCGTCAGGAGCGCGGCGGTGGGGCGGTCGCCGGGGTCGTCGGCCACCTCCGGGTTGGTCGTGCCGGGATAGGAGACGTGGTAGCCGTGCTCGTCGGCGACCCACTCG of the Haloglomus salinum genome contains:
- a CDS encoding PAS domain-containing protein, which encodes MAIPGESGADSGSGRGEIDERQISEQLLEATGALVWVLGEANEIRYVSPAFETYFGISPEAALGRSIDEFVDLEDEFPIEKTLDSVYQSPEGSSHEVEHRVQTERDSAVWFRSIVTPWEPETGCSLVISRDVTERREHRERLERFRNQFETAMFSGDLACWELNAQSGEVVFDDRKAHMLGYDPDRFEHYEDFTDLLHPDDYERAMTAMRDHYSGDAETYDVEYRIERADGSYMWVRDIGRITEQTADGEPRLVTGAVVDAAEALDDELL
- a CDS encoding enoyl-CoA hydratase/isomerase family protein produces the protein MSDEFENFRVSDEDGVRHVVIDSTSKMNAMNRTMIDELTDIFVQLEDDRPRCLVLTGSDGVFCAGGDVLDLGSADAATPARGFRKGAAVLHDAMLHLHQAEVPVVTGINGPAVGAGFSLAIAGDYTIASEDAYFQYGYPRIGMTGDGGSTFYLPRTVNRREAKRLVLLNEQVSAADAAERGLATEAVPEDEFDDRLDEVVTRIAEGPTVALGRTMRLLDESYANDMPTQLAHETQGMADCAQTDDHLEGITAFAQKRDPEFDGE
- a CDS encoding HVO_0649 family zinc finger protein — encoded protein: MAVQGPTGITALDRLRDRLTETESRCPECGSDAAEWRCETDGGRVRYQRTCPSCNAVASRTLRLRE
- a CDS encoding uS10/mL48 family ribosomal protein — encoded protein: MPFVTRLTLQSGDRETLERVVTDIKERAERKGVELRGPNPEPQRDVTAPQYRRLDPDGGRFEGWTYPVYVRSIVIVGYDDFARNVAGADYPSSIHIEADIEQVSNPG
- a CDS encoding amidohydrolase, encoding MSESSTGPDGDSPDPGPTAPDHLVALRRDLHQHPEPAWREFYTTARIVEELERIGVDDLYLGPDAIDPEYRVQVPEAAELAEWRERALDAGADPDVVERLGEGVTGAVAVVRQGDHENGPTIALRVDIDALPRAESTDDDHHPAREGFRSETGAMHACGHDAHATFGIGVLEQVRESDFEGTLKLLFQPAEEVIGGGKPLAHSGHLDDVDDLLAVHVGLDHPTGEVVAGIDGFLAVTQLRAEFTGDPGHAGAHPEEGRNAVQAMATAVQNLYAIPRHSDGATRINAGQVGGGSASNIIAESAHIQGEVRGETTALRDYMLDRAERVIESAATMHACEMAIENVGEAPSATSDEALVSLVQDVAGEVAGVDSVVHRDDLGGSEDATELMRHVQERGGRAAYVCVGTDHPGGHHTSTFDVDERSLPIGIDLLTESVLRVARERPPVTN
- a CDS encoding DUF7522 family protein, encoding MTMADAEQLARFCLEQLGDEVRAVGLVTDGAVEPTYMRDDLQRRYTESELDGLEDAATETAGALHGLNTYHTSLGQSHAGLFAFEDAFMLLIPCGGGEEAAYVSLERSVSEDLSAFIKRCNDELFS
- a CDS encoding ribonucleoside-diphosphate reductase — encoded protein: MSRYADDTRDMRLDPDSFAGGYFRHAVYNHWDPYEDIPDEKLETDLERLVADEPSEAEFDEFRQLLAQFGAGEEAVTEDLAPMSIVLEDINDQMFLSSQIYEEAKHTAFFDRYWRNVVNPAAEKLGFEVTPPTGARFFNDSYTHIFDETERNMAELLENDSPEQMARAIAHYHIVVESVMAQTGYYSFQEIYGEQDSDITDREMPHLPGVLEGVGYIRSDEGRHVGWGVRKLRTLVQDGIVDPQVVRDTLQGLMVHVAKNNNDYSVMSDPGAMISYSRDKLTRRIEIITQQDAEVPDVEELVALENEPDAAAD
- a CDS encoding acyl-CoA dehydrogenase family protein gives rise to the protein MDFGLTDEQEQLQKEVKRFADNEIRPNAVEYDVEEKFPHDIVDQAAEMGLIGMSIPMDYGGAGYDPIDNILVGEELFAADPGIGLSIMACSFGTENIIEFGTEDQKERFLPDIVSGDAISGAAISEPDTGSDVSSISTRAEKDGDEYVINGNKMWITNGTVGDFFTVLCKTDPDAEGRYNGFSQIVVESDRDGFEADKITGKMGIRASDTAELIFDDVRVPEENLIGTEGMGFLQQMQFFDATRTGVAAQGVGIAKGACERALEYSQQREQFGQPIGEFQAIQHKLADMHTKLEAARQLTYKSAWSVENSDEPVTKLASMAKEYASRVAVDVANEAVQIHGGSGYVNDFDVERFYRDAKITQIYEGTTEIQKNIIARELQGKGF
- a CDS encoding 3-hydroxyacyl-CoA dehydrogenase/enoyl-CoA hydratase family protein; protein product: MEFDDIETIAVLGAGSMGHGIAEVAALAGYDVNLRDIKEEFVQNGYEQIEWSLEKLAEKDQISEDEANSAMDRVEPYVDVEAAVGEADFVIEAVPEKMEIKKDVYSDVEEHLPEEAIIATNTSSLSITNLAEETERPEQFCGMHFFNPPVRMQLVEVISGAETADETLDATEELAEAFGKTPVRVRKDSPGFIVNRILVPLMNEACWMVSEDEATIEEIDSTTKFDVGLPMGAFELGDQVGNDVTYHVLEYMHDVLGDAYQPAPFLEETVEAENYGKKSGKGFYDYEDGEGVDVPVDAGNEEIEHRLLAVMANEVGNLVGQDVSNPRDIDQAVMLGAGYPEGPAKMADEAGLETLVEHLDEKYEESEHPRYEVSDGLREAAKAGGFHDADDEEDLEEFETIELEYPGDMVGHIKLSREARMNTVNPQMLEDLSDAVDLLEDDDEVRAILITGKGRAFSAGADVTGMASNADPISAIGLSQKGQSTFGKLEECSMPVVAGIDGFALGGGFEMAMCADIRVASERSELGTPEHNLGLLPGWGGTQRLVDIVGLGRAKEIVFTAERFDAETMYDYGYVNEVVDNEEFEQKAHEWAADLAGGPPIAQQLTKRAMLKGLHDREAGLELESQAFGHLINTDDLMTGITAFMGDEEPEFEGK
- a CDS encoding HNH endonuclease, whose product is MAKRSHDLDWLREKYHGEGMTQAEIAEECDVTPSAVRKWMKRNGVETRDLKGENHPLHGEERDESVKESISETLHDREYPDEWRERLVEAKQGQTIPAEVRERISDSLSGFTRPRETRRKMSESSRGENNSQWQGGHDDNYGPGWYMARQRVKQRDGVCQNCGTDGSEDRLEVHHIVPLRLFDQSEEAEKRDAHDLSNLVLLCRPCHMEAEHGDLEFESGIHPPDGVGQS
- a CDS encoding metallophosphoesterase family protein, producing the protein MTVRILHVSDSLVAADTPAVEGLRRAVEAALAREADAVVHTGNLLRRPTPDGGDIETVASALEPLSGAGIPCYVVAGPREAAGARDSLAMLAERAPVERLGATPTYVENTVALYGIDRGPDLEEALASLVDEDLRTHNLLCLHRELTPPLNPYAVDLQPFELTDHSAVYLNGVLAGGSDDPREWVADEHGYHVSYPGTTNPEVADDPGDRPTAALLTVRSADEAQREVIELRPDGAKGGRAKVDAAPTDDDSGSAAGTSNRDDTTPGPDVVTPEAEMAPLLDLLEYDEASLADADTETLTDLYGLLSQVKSLLDDRRKEVGEVLETRVAADEEYTGRYATIRRTRSTRRSPKDDETVFGALDEAGVDRETVLGIDSSKLRDLADSGDVPEAAVFDTEERTYIRRQDLSIEE